A single genomic interval of Penicillium psychrofluorescens genome assembly, chromosome: 2 harbors:
- a CDS encoding uncharacterized protein (ID:PFLUO_003996-T1.cds;~source:funannotate) → MLRSQTLPWRAALHQTPRSLLRRPFLASPRYNASFQSALSSAQFGRSLLSSPRTFSSSSTRRREKPPPDNEKDENEQKEEEETNQEEKDADRTPESGREPTGPKSTVEQPGSTRRKDRSPRDKDQRVAEAAKKEPNAADSKGDSNKTPSPIPPSGSPAESKPSSASSGGNNGNDDSGKKGKKGDKALQKPAVPEVYPQMMAIPIAKRPLFPGFYKAITIRDPNVAVAIQDMMKRGQPYVGAFLFKDDNADGDVIEKLDDVYDVGVFAQITAAYPLRGENRGETNGVTAVLYPHRRIKISSLLTPNETNKTDTAEDKTTEKRGDVVASFEEGAPEPAPKEQYEPTSFLRNYPVSLVNVENLTEEPYDKKNGIIRAVTSEIVNVCREIANLNHLFRDQISAFYTDQFPGNLLDEPGKLADFAAAVSAGELHEMQDVLETMKIEDRLPKALVVLKKELMNAQLQSKITKDVEAKIQKRQREYWLMEQMKGIKRELGIESDGKDKLVEKFKEKAEKLAMPEAVKKVFDEEINKLAHLEPAASEFNVTRNYLDWLTQIPWGQKSVENFGIKNAVTVLDEDHYGLKDVKDRILEFIAVGKLRGTVEGKILCLVGPPGVGKTSIGKSIARALERQYYRFSVGGLTDVAEIKGHRRTYVGALPGRIIQALKKCQTENPLILIDEVDKIGRGHQGDPSSALLELLDPEQNNSFLDHYMDVPVDLSKVLFVCTANVTDTIPRPLLDRMEIIELSGYVADEKMAIAQRYLAPAARELTGLKDVDVTLQEDAIEELIKSYCRESGVRNLKKQIEKVYRKAAFNIVQDLGEDVLAEENALTDEGKAAQEEAKEHEPSDPAEAPLEPEKSTTETPRLALKVPDSVHLSIAKDTLKDYVGPPVFTADRLYDKFPPGVTMGLAWTSMGGAALYVECILENALTHQSRPGLEITGNLQNVMKESTHIAYSFAKAVIAQQFSENQFFEKAKVHLHCPEGAVPKDGPSAGITMASSLLSLALNHPLDPAVAMTGELTVTGKVLRIGGLREKTVAARRAGATKVIFPADNTSDWLELPENIKEGIEGHPVSWYSEVFDLLFADLDKDQARHLWKQALAKPAGKQAAEAEE, encoded by the exons ATGCTCCGCAGCCAAACCCTCCCCTGGAGAGCTGCGCTCCACCAAACACCCCGTTCCCTGCTCCGCCGGCCGTTCCTTGCTTCCCCGAGGTACAATGCCAGCTTCCAATCGGCCTTGAGCTCGGCGCAATTTGGTCGCTCTCTTCTGTCGTCTCCTCGCACATTCTCTTCAAGCTCAACCCGACGGAGAGAGAAACCCCCACCGGACAACGAGAAGGACGAAAACGAacagaaggaggaggaagagacaAATCAAGAGGAAAAGGATGCGGATCGTACTCCGGAGTCTGGGAGGGAACCAACCGGCCCCAAAAGCACGGTAGAGCAACCCGGCTCGACGCGGAGGAAGGACCGATCACCCAGAGATAAAGACCAGCGAGTCGCGGAGGCGGCAAAGAAGGAACCAAATGCCGCCGATAGCAAAGGCGACTCCAACAAAACCCCATCCCCCATTCCGCCTAGTGGTTCGCCGGCCGAGTCGAAACCCAGCAGCGCAAGCAGCGGCGGAAATAACGGCAATGATGATAGCGGAAAGAAAGGCAAAAAGGGTGACAAGGCCCTGCAGAAGCCGGCGGTCCCGGAAGTCTATCCGCAGATGATGGCAATCCCTATTGCCAAGCGTCCTCTGTTCCCTGGCTTCTACAAGGCGATCACTATCCGAGACCCGAACGTCGCCGTTGCGATTCAGGACATGATGAAGCGGGGCCAGCCATATGTGGGTGCGTTCTTGTTCAAGGATGACAATGCCGATGGCGATGTGATTGAGAAATTGGACGATGTCTACGATGTTGGTGTATTTGCCCAGATCACAGCGGCGTATCCTCTCCGTGGTGAAAATCGGGGTGAAACCAATGGTGTGACGGCTGTTCTCTACCCGCACCGGCGCATCAAGATCTCGTCGCTGCTGACGCCCAACGAGACGAACAAGACGGATACGGCTGAAGACAAGACGACTGAAAAGCGAGGCGATGTGGTGGCCAGCTTTGAGGAAGGCGCACCTGAGCCAGCACCGAAGGAACAATACGAACCTACGTCTTTCCTGCGAAACTACCCAGTGAGCTTGGTGAACGTGGAGAATCTCACCGAGGAGCCGTatgacaagaagaatggcATCATTCGTGCGGTGACCAGTGAAATCGTCAACGTGTGCAGGGAGATCGCCAATTTGAACCACCTGTTCCGAGACCAGATTTCTGCGTTCTATACAGACCAGTTCCCCGGGAACCTCCTCGACGAACCGGGCAAGCTGGCTGATTTTGCTGCCGCAGTTTCTGCGGGCGAGTTGCATGAAATGCAGGATGTTCTCGAGACAATGAAGATCGAGGACCGTCTGCCCAAGGCGCTCGTCGTTTTGAAAAAAGAATTGATGAACGCACAACTTCAGTCCAAAATTACGAAGGATGTGGAGGCCAAGATCCAGAAACGCCAGCGCGAGTATTGGTTaatggagcagatgaagggGATCAAGAGAGAACTCGGCATCGAATCCGACGGCAAGGATAAGCTGGTGGAAAAattcaaggagaaggcagagaagctCGCAATGCCAGAGGCCGTCAAGAAGGTCTTTGATGAAGAGATCAACAAGTTGGCTCACCTGGAACCTGCTGCTTCCGAATTCAACGTCACCCGCAACTATCTCGACTGGTTGACCCAGATCCCCTGGGGCCAGAAGAGCGTTGAGAATTTTGGCATCAAGAACGCCGTGACGGTCCTGGATGAGGATCACTACGGATTGAAGGACGTCAAGGATCGTATTCTTGAATTCATTGCCGTGGGAAAACTGCGAGGAACCGTCGAAGGAAAGATTCTCTGTCTTGTGGGGCCGCCAGGTGTTGGCAAGACCAGTATTGGAAAGTCAATCGCTCGCGCTCTCGAGAGGCAGTACTACCGCTTCTCCGTGGGTGGCTTGACGGATGTCGCAGAGATCAAGGGTCACCGTCGGACCTACGTCGGGGCTTTGCCTGGGCGCATCATCCAGGCGCTCAAGAAGTGTCAGACCGAGAACcccttgatcttgatcgATGAGGTGGATAAGATTGGACGTGGTCACCAAGGTGACCCGTCGTCTGCTTTGCTTGAACTTCTTGACCCCGAGCAGAACAACTCGTTCTTGGATCACTACATGGATGTTCCCGTGGATTTGTCCAAGGTTCTCTTTGTCTGTACGGCCAACGTCACCGACACTATTCCTCGGCCGCTTCTGGATCGAATGGAAATCATTGAGCTGTCTGGCTATgtggcggatgagaagatggctATTGCCCAACGCTATTTGGCGCCGGCTGCCAGGGAGTTGACCGGTCTAAAGGACGTTGACGTGACTTTGCAAGAGGAcgccatcgaagagctgaTCAAGTCGTACTGTCGTGAAAGCGGTGTTCGCAACCTGAAAAAGCAAATCGAGAAAGTTTATCGCAAGGCCGCATTCAACATCGTCCAGGACCTGGGCGAGGATGTATTGGCAGAGGAAAATGCCTTGACGGATGAGGGCAAGGCCGCGCAAGAGGAAGCCAAGGAGCATGAACCATCTGACCCGGCGGAGGCTCCCCTCGAACCCGAGAAGTCTACTACCGAGACCCCTCGATTGGCCCTCAAGGTTCCCGATTCCGTGCATCTCAGCATCGCCAAGGATACCTTGAAGGACTATGTCGGCCCGCCCGTCTTTACTGCTGACCGTCTGTACGACAAGTTCCCTCCGGGTGTGACTATGGGTCTGGCATGGACCAGCATGGGTGGTGCGGCTCTTTACGTCGAATGTATTCTTGAGAATGCGTTGACTCACCAGTCGCGGCCGGGGCTGGAAATCACGGGCAACCTGCAAAATGTTATGAAGGAATCTACTCACATCGCCTACTCGTTCGCCAAGGCCGTCATCGCCCAGCAGTTCTCTGAGAACCAGTTCTTTGAGAAGGCGAAAGTCCATTTGCACTGCCCTGAGGGGGCTGTTCCCAAGGATG GCCCCTCCGCCGGTATCACCATGGCGAGCTCCCTTCTGTCTCTGGCATTGAATCACCCTCTCGACCCGGCCGTTGCCATGACCGGAGAATTGACCGTCACCGGCAAGGTTCTGCGCATTGGCGGTCTGCGTGAGAAGACGGTGGCTGCCCGCCGGGCTGGTGCGACCAAGGTCATCTTCCCTGCGGACAACACATCCGACTGGCTTGAGCTGCCCGAG AACATCAAGGAGGGCATCGAGGGCCACCCGGTGAGCTGGTACTCGGAAGTCTTCGACCTGCTGTTTGCCGACCTGGATAAGGACCAGGCCCGCCACCTTTGGAAGCAGGCGCTGGCTAAGCCGGCGGGCAAGCAGgcagccgaggcggaggagtaA
- a CDS encoding uncharacterized protein (ID:PFLUO_003997-T1.cds;~source:funannotate) encodes MAISIANNAYNPVGLLPDDKGAPPKQSMWHRLGLRRWLGRDDREEDNQNNNTPHQHLRTSSTDSRNRNNLTRRLSRRVGVGLPRSTTFKRQNSERRDRLQPLNPDFRRTLSADRGPLLGTFRSWSPQPPGVGPRQSAPEVQWADPAPSTTVVDPNETKDDPDWDPCPDVTMLPPEPEASAVAEESPSTLEMELEQQWILNLSMHFRDRSEREKFFVTYAETPNRWRRVTISCDYRGAPPDSLEHDLKQLQYQRDKCARVYESIRESLPDIQFYDTVTNLKVETRDGRLHVHVTEDVNEIIPYPPISSIGHLLGVRCVPEHHLHFDSHLSGFVYKVRLGEQVYIKKEIPGPDTVDEFLYEINALYALNGAPSVVRVEGIVVDERQEMVKGLLISHAEQGALVDLLYEQRGTISFARRERWANQIVQGLCEIHESGYVQGDFTLSNIVVDGDDNARIIDINRRGCPVGWEPPEIAVKIESNQRISMYIGVKTDLYQLGMTLWALAMEEDEPERQPRPLLLGPDVAVPDYYRRLVDICLSLTPRHRLSAKELLSFFPPGLSSFPQIHATEPEDPLAEKAWAEHDVDAWSDLQYANHASTPNGWTSVTRNGSYDHVADGEPLQTDQHTPNNPSNGPTRQLSWTSFDFQPSTRPSHSPPSLLLSALPINPAQGVQHELSPAIRTLDLESASTAACSRRISSLFESELPINPAIKGGLQ; translated from the coding sequence ATGGCCATCTCTATTGCCAACAACGCCTATAACCCGGTGGGTTTGCTTCCTGACGACAAGGGCGCTCCGCCGAAACAGAGCATGTGGCATCGTCTAGGTCTGCGACGATGGCTGGGCCGCGACGATCGCGAGGAGGACAATCAAAACAACAACACTCcccaccagcacctccgtacctcctccaccgacaGTCGCAACCGCAACAACCTCACCCGCCGACTCTCTCGAAGAGTAGGTGTCGGTCTCCCTCGATCTACAACCTTCAAGCGACAGAATTCGGAACGTCGCGACCGTCTCCAGCCGCTAAACCCGGACTTCCGTCGTACTCTCTCCGCTGACCGTGGCCCGTTGTTGGGTACGTTCCGATCGTGGTCCCCACAACCCCCAGGCGTGGGCCCCCGACAGTCTGCGCCCGAAGTTCAGTGGGCCGACCCGGCGCCCTCAACCACGGTCGTCGACCCCAACGAGACAAAGGATGACCCCGACTGGGACCCTTGCCCGGATGTGACCATGCTCCCTCCCGAGCCCGAGGCCTCAGCAGTGGCGGAGGAGAGTCCAAGCACACTagagatggagctggagcaaCAATGGATCCTCAATCTGAGCATGCACTTCCGCGACCGCTCCGAACGCGAGAAGTTCTTCGTCACATACGCCGAGACGCCGAACCGCTGGCGGCGGGTTACCATTTCCTGTGATTATCGCGGCGCTCCACCGGACTCGCTCGAGCATGACCTGAAACAATTGCAATACCAGCGCGATAAATGCGCGCGTGTCTACGAATCCATCCGCGAATCGCTCCCCGATATCCAATTCTATGACACCGTCACGAATCTCAAGGTCGAAACCCGCGATGGGCGGCTGCATGTTCATGTGACGGAGGACGTGAACGAGATTATTCCCTACCCGCCGATTTCCAGCATCGGGCATTTACTGGGTGTCCGATGCGTTCCTGAGCACCATCTGCATTTTGATTCGCATTTGTCGGGGTTTGTTTACAAGGTGCGGCTGGGCGAACAGGTCTATATCAAAAAGGAAATTCCCGGTCCCGACACCGTGGACGAGTTTCTCTACGAGATCAATGCCCTGTATGCGCTCAATGGTGCCCCAAGCGTGGTCCGGGTAGAAGGAATTGTGGTGGACGAGCGACAGGAAATGGTCAAGGGCTTGCTTATCAGCCATGCCGAGCAGGGTGCCCTCGTAGACCTTTTGTATGAGCAGCGAGGGACAATCTCCTTTGCGCGCCGAGAACGATGGGCAAACCAGATCGTCCAGGGCCTCTGCGAGATCCACGAATCGGGCTACGTGCAGGGTGATTTCACCCTGTCGAACAtcgtggtggatggagaCGACAATGCCAGAATCATCGACATCAACCGGCGAGGGTGCCCAGTCGGCTGGGAGCCGCCGGAGATTGCGGTGAAGATCGAAAGCAACCAGCGCATCTCCATGTATATCGGCGTCAAGACGGATCTCTACCAGCTGGGAATGACCCTGTGGGCTTTGGCtatggaggaggatgagccGGAACGCCAGCCTCGTCCTTTGCTCTTGGGACCGGACGTTGCCGTGCCGGATTACTATCGACGGCTGGTTGATATTTGTCTTAGTCTAACCCCGCGCCACAGACTTTCTGCAAAGGAGCTGCTTTCATTTTTTCCTCCTGGTCTGTCTTCGTTTCCACAGATACATGCTACCGAACCCGAAGACCCGCTGGCAGAGAAGGCTTGGGCTGAACATGATGTTGATGCATGGTCGGACTTGCAGTATGCTAACCATGCGTCAACCCCAAACGGCTGGACAAGCGTTACCCGAAACGGCTCCTATGATCACGTTGCGGATGGAGAGCCACTCCAAACTGACCAACATACGCCAAATAACCCCAGCAACGGACCGACGCGCCAACTCAGCTGGACAAGCTTTGATTTCCAACCAAGTACCAGGCCCTCCCATTCCCCCCCTTCACTTCTTCTATCCGCTCTACCAATCAACCCGGCCCAGGGCGTTCAACATGAGCTGTCTCCAGCCATCAGAACTTTAGATCTTGAATCCGCTTCCACGGCTGCCTGCAGCAGACGAATATCATCTCTCTTCGAATCGGAACTGCCAATCAACCCAGCCATTAAAGGCGGATTGCAATAG
- a CDS encoding uncharacterized protein (ID:PFLUO_003995-T1.cds;~source:funannotate), which produces MNSSAVVPKAAALPARLLRSRQCPNQSTRPGLCSSSQRRDYHHVTASASPARRLREGVCRKKNSVLSVRTFHSTSPLSASIPDPYKVLGVDKNASAGDIKKAYYGMAKKYHPDTNKDEHAKEKFSEAQSAYEVLSDAKKRENYDRFGSAAFDQSGGFDPNAAGGNPFTGAGGFHGFGGGFGGGGFNGGFSGDINFEDLFGAFTGGARRGPRGRRNPFQEQILVGEDIEVQTNISFMDAAKGTSQDIAITPLAECGTCNGDGLKQGAKRTQCRSCNGSGTRVHFMQGGFQLAATCDTCGGTGMTVPRGSECGSCHGNGVVRERKTIQVKIPGGVEDGQRMRVPGEGDAPPTGTAAAAGARTQRGDLYVSIRVAPDHRFSRNGSDILYTASIPLTTALLGGEVTIPTLDNEVKVKVSTGTGTGDRITLSGMGMKKLGDRSRFNPTGDLKVEFKVAMPKYLTGNQRTILEVLADEMGDKTAKRTMNFTKDSPPPSSESGDGDKSDGFLKSVWHKLTDNKNRDSSKPSDSSKQDTEAEKNDDDSKKKS; this is translated from the exons ATGAATTCCTCCGCAGTAGTTCCCAAGGCCGCGGCTCTTCCCGCGCGCCTGCTGCGATCACGACAATGCCCGAACCAGAGCACACGCCCCGGACTGTGCTCCTCTAGTCAAAGGCGAGACTACCATCATGTAACTGCCTCTGCGTCTCCTGCTAGGCGTCTGCGGGAAGGCGTGtgcaggaagaagaactCCGTGCTCTCGGTGCGG ACATTTCATTCGACTTCTCCTCTCTCGGCTAGCATCCCGGATCCTTATAAAGTCCTCGGGGTGGATAAAAATGCGTCGGCAGGCGATATCAAGAAGGCTTATTACGGCATGGCTAAAAAGTATCATCCGGACACGAACAAGGATGAGCATGCCAAAGAGAAGTTTTCCGAGGCACAATCCGCGTATGAAGTGCTGTCCGATGCCAAAAAACGAGAGAACTACGACCGGTTTGGCTCGGCTGCGTTTGATCAGAGTGGCGGGTTCGACCCCAATGCTGCCGGCGGGAACCCATTCACCGGAGCCGGAGGATTCCATGGCTTTGGTGGGGGcttcggtggtggtgggttcAACGGAGGTTTCTCGGGAGATATCAACTTCGAGGATTTGTTCGGAGCGTTCACCGGAGGGGCGCGTCGTGGACCTCGCGGGCGCCGCAACCCGTTCCAAGAACAGATCCTTGTTGGCGAGGACATCGAAGTTCAGACCAACATCTCGTTCATGGACGCTGCGAAGGGCACATCCCAAGATATTGCCATCACGCCATTGGCCGAGTGCGGAACCTGTAACGGGGATGGGTTGAAGCAAGGCGCCAAACGGACTCAATGCCGCTCGTGCAACGGCTCCGGCACTCGTGTGCATTTCATGCAGGGTGGATTTCAGCTCGCCGCGACATGCGATACCTGTGGTGGCACCGGTATGACCGTTCCCCGCGGGTCGGAGTGCGGTAGCTGCCACGGGAATGGCGTGGTCCGGGAGCGCAAGACCATCCAAGTCAAGATTCCCGGCGGAGTTGAGGATGGCCAGCGGATGAGAGTGCCTGGAGAAGGTGACGCGCCCCCCACAGGAacagccgccgccgctggcgcGCGAACCCAGCGCGGTGACCTCTATGTCTCGATTCGAGTTGCCCCCGACCATCGATTTAGTCGGAATGGATCCGACATCCTCTACACAGCTTCGATCCCGCTAACGACGGCTCTTCTGGGAGGTGAAGTCACCATCCCGACTCTCGACAACGAGGTCAAGGTCAAGGTGTCCACGGGCACAGGCACTGGGGATCGGATTACCCTGTCGGGAATGGGCATGAAGAAGCTCGGTGATCGTTCGCGGTTCAACCCTACGGGCGACTTGAAGGTCGAGTTCAAGGTGGCCATGCCCAAGTACCTGACCGGGAACCAGCGCACCATCCTGGAGGTCCTCGCCGACGAGATGGGCGACAAGACGGCGAAGCGGACTATGAACTTCACTAAGGATAG TCCGCCTCCGAgctccgagtccggcgaCGGGGACAAGAGCGACGGATTCCTGAAGTCTGTGTGGCACAAGCTCACGGACAACAAGAACCGCGACAGCTCGAAGCCGTCCGATAGCAGCAAACAGGACACCGAAGCCGAGAAGAATGACGacgacagcaagaagaagtcgTGA